In Brachypodium distachyon strain Bd21 chromosome 2, Brachypodium_distachyon_v3.0, whole genome shotgun sequence, one genomic interval encodes:
- the LOC100822737 gene encoding lysine histidine transporter 2, with the protein MSSRESDIMEEYAETVKERRTEEKLKDVNLDDWLPITSSRTAKWYYSAFHNVTAMVGAGVLGLPFAMAQLGWGPGVAVIVASFVITLYTLWQLVEMHEMVPGKRFDRYHELGQHAFGDKLGLWIIVPQQLIVEVGTDIVYMVTGGQSLKKFHDLVCNGRCKDIRLTFFIMIFGAVHFVLSQMPNFNSISGVSAAAAVMSLCYSMVAFFTSAVKGHVGAAVDYGLKATTTVGQVFGMLNGLGAVAFAFAGHSVVLEIQATIPSTPEQPSKKPMWRGVVVAYAAVALCYFCVAFGGYYAFGNSVDPNVLITLEKPRWLIAAANMMVVVHVIGSYQVFAMPVFDMMETVLVKKLKFAPGLPLRLVARSAYVALTMFVGMTFPFFDGLLGFFGGFAFAPTTYFLPCVIWLMLRKPARFSATWIVNWVLIVLGVLLMLLAPIGGLRQIILDAKTFKFYS; encoded by the coding sequence ATGTCGTCGCGGGAATCGGATATCATGGAGGAGTACGCGGAGACGGTGAAGGAGCGGAGAACAGaggagaagctcaaggacGTGAACCTGGACGACTGGCTCCCGATCACGTCGTCGCGCACGGCCAAGTGGTACTACTCGGCGTTCCACAACGTGACGGCCATGGTGGGCGCCGGCGTGCTGGGCCTCCCCTTCGCCATGGCCCAGCTCGGCTGGGGCCCAGGAGTGGCCGTCATCGTCGCCTCCTTCGTCATCACGCTCTACACGCTGTGGCAGCTGGTGGAGATGCACGAGATGGTGCCCGGGAAGCGGTTCGACCGGTACCACGAGCTCGGCCAGCACGCCTTCGGCGACAAGCTGGGCCTCTGGATCATCGTCCCGCAGCAGCTCATCGTCGAGGTCGGCACCGACATCGTGTACATGGTCACGGGCGGCCAGTCGCTCAAGAAGTTCCACGACCTCGTCTGCAACGGCAGGTGCAAGGACATCCGCCTCACCTTCTTCATCATGATCTTCGGCGCCGTCCACTTCGTGCTCTCCCAGATGCCCAACTTCAACTCCATCTCTGGCGtgtcagccgccgccgccgtcatgtCCTTGTGTTACTCCATGGTCGCCTTCTTCACGTCGGCGGTCAAGGGCCACGTGGGCGCGGCCGTTGACTACGGGCTGAAGGCGACGACCACGGTGGGGCAGGTCTTCGGCATGCTGAACGGGCTAGGGGCGGTGGCCTTCGCGTTCGCGGGCCACAGCGTGGTGCTGGAGATCCAAGCGACGATCCCTTCGACGCCGGAGCAGCCATCGAAGAAGCCGATGTGGCGCGGGGTGGTCGTCGCCTACGCCGCCGTGGCGCTCTGCTACTTCTGCGTCGCCTTCGGGGGCTACTACGCCTTCGGGAACTCCGTCGACCCCAACGTGCTCATCACGCTGGAGAAGCCACGCTGGCTCATCGCGGCCGCCAACATGATGGTGGTCGTCCACGTCATCGGCAGCTACCAGGTGTTCGCCATGCCGGTCTTCGACATGATGGAGACGGTGCTGGTGAAGAAGCTCAAGTTCGCGCCCGGACTACCGCTCCGCCTCGTCGCCCGCTCCGCCTACGTGGCGCTCACCATGTTCGTCGGCATGACCTTCCCGTTCTTCGACGGCCTGCTGGGTTTCTTCGGAGGCTTCGCGTTTGCGCCCACCACCTACTTCCTTCCCTGCGTCATCTGGCTCATGCTGCGCAAGCCCGCCAGGTTCAGCGCCACGTGGATCGTCAACTGGGTGTTGATCGTCCTCGGGGTCCTGCTCATGCTGCTGGCCCCCATCGGTGGACTGCGCCAAATCATCCTTGATGCCAAGACTTTCAAGTTCTACTCTTAA
- the LOC100836639 gene encoding triose phosphate/phosphate translocator TPT, chloroplastic, protein MAAVATVLCGGGVAVAVRQRFGGRRAAPSLSAGGVAVMNGANVVRGRQLLPALFLAPSLRTLSSSASRQQLRAPASASSSDSTGQAKTTGFVDKYPALVTGFFFFMWYFLNVIFNILNKKIFDYFPYPYFVSVTHLSVGVLYCLISWSIGLLKRAPINSALLKLLLPVAVCHAIGHVTSTVSFAAVAVSFAHTIKALEPFFNAAASQFILGDPVPLTLWLSLAPVVLGVSIASLTELSFNWTGFINAMISNISFTYRSIYSKKAMTDMDSTNLYAYISIIALIVCIPPALIIEGPQLVQHGFKDAIAKVGLTKLVSNLFLAGLFYHLYNQVATNTLQRVAPLTHAVGNVLKRVFVIGFSIVIFGNKITTQTGIGTCIAITGVALYSVIKAKIEEEKKQTKSA, encoded by the exons ATGGCTGCGGTCGCGACCGtcctctgcggcggcggcgttgccgtcgccgtccgccAGCGGTTCGGCGGCCGCCGGGCAGCCCCGTCGCTCAGTGCTGGCGGTGTCGCCGTCATGAATGGCGCCAACGTCGTCCGCGGGAGGCAGCTACTCCCGGCGCTATTCCTCGCTCCCTCCCTCCGCACCCTATCTTCTTCCGCCAGTAGGCAGCAGCTCCGGGCGCCGGCTTCCGCCTCCTCGTCTGACTCCACGGG GCAAGCAAAGACTACAGGATTTGTAGATAAGTATCCGGCCCTTGTCACcggtttcttcttcttcatgtg GTATTTTCTGAATGTGATATTTAacatcctcaacaagaagaTCTTCGACTATTTCCCCTATCCATA CTTCGTGTCGGTGACCCATCTTTCGGTAGGAGTCTTATACTGCCTTATCAGCTGGAGTATCGGTCTCCTAAAGCGCGCG CCGATCAACTCGGCGCTTCTGAAGCTGCTGTTGCCAGTTGCAGTTTGCCATGCCATTGGTCATGTAACAAGCACTGTGTCCTTTGCTGCTGTAGCTGTTTCATTTGCCCACACCATTAAAG CTCTGGAGCCATTCTTCAATGCAGCTGCTTCACAGTTTATCCTTGGGGATCCAGTTCCGTTGACGTTGTGGTTGTCTCTTGCTCCAGTTGTATTAG GTGTATCAATCGCATCTCTCACGGAACTCTCATTCAACTGGACTGGGTTCATTAATGCCATGATTTCCAATATCTCCTTCACGTACCGTAGCATTTACTCCAAGAAAGCTATG ACTGACATGGATAGCACCAATCTATATGCCTACATCTCAATAATTGCTCTCATTGTCTGCATTCCTCCAGCACTGATT ATTGAAGGACCTCAACTAGTGCAGCATGGATTCAAAGATGCAATCGCCAAAGTTGGATTGACAAAGTTGGTTTCTAACCTCTTCTTGGCGGGCTTGTTCTATCACCTTTATAACCAG GTTGCAACAAACACATTGCAGCGGGTGGCCCCTCTGACACATGCTGTTGGCAATGTGTTGAAACGTGTCTTCGTCATTGGCTTCTCAATCGTTATTTTCG GCAACAAGATCACCACACAAACTGGAATCGGCACCTGCATTGCTATTACTGGTGTTGCCCTCTACTCAGTTATCAAGGCTAAGATTGAGGAGGAGAAAAAG CAAACAAAGAGTGCATAA
- the LOC100823052 gene encoding RING-H2 finger protein ATL39, whose protein sequence is MLFHRHRGDGAPEPPPSPYDDDRDHSLVVLLTFGIFFSFVVLYLVAGLVWASAIAAFAVALSVCYLRARRRAALARLAAAAGVGGRARLARSSSGGLDNLHLRPAALLLPAFAYKRGAGEAAGSPGWAQCVICIGLVQAGEMVRRLPACKHLFHAECIDTWLRSHSTCPICRAVVVDGRSSQPPV, encoded by the coding sequence ATGTTGTTCCACCGCCACCGCGGCGACGGTGCTCCTGaacctcctccttctccttacGACGACGACCGGGACCACAGCCTGGTGGTGCTCCTGACCTTCggcatcttcttctccttcgtcGTGCTCTACCTCGTGGCCGGCCTCGTCTGGGCCTCGGCGAtcgccgccttcgccgtcgCGCTCTCCGTCTGCTACCTCAGGGCTCGGAGGCGGGCCGCGCTGGCGAGGcttgctgccgcggcaggcgtTGGCGGCAGAGCGCGTCTTGCTCGGAGCAGCAGCGGTGGTTTGGACAATCTTCACCTTCGTCCCGCTGctttgctgctgccggcgttcGCGTACAAGAggggcgccggcgaggcggcAGGGTCCCCAGGGTGGGCGCAGTGCGTGATATGCATCGGCCTGGTGCAGGCCGGCGAGATGGTGCGGCGGCTGCCGGCGTGCAAGCACCTGTTCCACGCCGAGTGCATCGACACGTGGCTGCGGTCGCACTCCACGTGCCCCATCtgccgcgccgtcgtcgtcgacgggCGGTCGTCTCAGCCGCCGGTTTGA
- the LOC100836950 gene encoding uncharacterized protein LOC100836950, whose protein sequence is MAADWTWARRAWEKWTGKHVGSSGMPVKAALLLNYDPTGPSRLLPIVAEQEGTKFTAVDLQPFIDFFRRNNLQMEFFSIGPNLYLVTSIHNHWFCARCVNSEKPEGEGVIIMQIGAYLLVSMYDGSLCSASQAMVAVDQFAWHFNRRTH, encoded by the exons ATGGCTGCGGACTGGACGTGGGCGCGTCGGGCGTGGGAGAAGTGGACCGGGAAGCACGTCGGCTCTTCCG GGATGCCGGTCAAGGCAGCGTTGCTTCTCAACTACGATCCGACGGGACCGTctcgcctcctccccatcgt AGCAGAGCAAGAGGGAACAAAATTTACAGCTGTTGATCTGCAACCATTCATTGACTTTTTTAGGAGGAATAATCTGCAGATGGAATTTTTCTCTATTGGGCCAAACCTAT ATTTAGTCACCTCAATCCACAATCACTGGTTTTGTGCTCGTTGTGTTAACTCGGAAAAGCCAGAAGGTGAAGGAGTTATAATTATGCAGATTGGGGCTTATTTGTTAGTCTCCAT GTATGATGGTTCTCTTTGTTCGGCTTCACAAGCAATGGTGGCTGTTGATCAGTTTGCATGGCACTTTAACCGGAGAACACATTAA